Part of the bacterium genome, AATTTAGAATTCAAAATTTCTTAAAAGGTGGATGAATTTTTAAACAGATAAACACAACCCTATCTATTTTTGCACTAAGTAATGGAAGATACTATAATTGAGCTTCCCCAAATCACGGGAAGCTTTTTATCGGCAAACCTCCAATGTTTTAATGGAAGCTCAAGGTTATGGAAAAGCGAGGATTTTGGTCCCTTTAATCCAGACTTAGTAATTGATGGCGATAAGGCAGTGGTGGGAATGGTTGATCTTGATATTACCAAGCTTAATACAATAATCTTACACATTGACCAAGAGATTAAAAAATGGAGGCAGGATGAGGATGCCTATCAATTTCAAATCCCCAGCATTCCCGATGGGCTTATCTATTCAAAGGTTATCGCATACAATATAAATAATGGCTCAAAGGCATATGAAAGTTCTGACCTTGGCATCCTTCTTTTTGGCTTAGATAAAATAGCAAGTATAGGTGCAGCAAGGACAACCTTTGATTGGACAAGGCTTAATAACTTTATTAAGGAGATGAATATTTATAACAAAGGCTATGAGCAAAGGTATAAAGCCTGGAGGGAGAATTATTTCAAGCCATATTTTGAAAAGAGGGTAAAATATATCGCCCATCAAAATGTGGCAAAGCTTATGGACTATTATCGCAACCATCCAGAACTTACAAATCCCTATGGCTGGACTATACCCCAATCAGTAAACCTTGGGGGAGAAGATATAAATAATAATGGAAAGATAGACACATATTCCTATACCCAAGTCTTTAAGGAAAGGGGCATTACTGTTACCATAACCTCTGTCTCTGAGGATGTAAATGGGGATGGTAAGCTTGATTCTTATATTGAATGGCCAAATTATCCAAATAAGCCAGAATGGGATGGGCCAGAGTTTGATGCAAGTGGAATAACCCAGGCAAATCTTATTGAGCTTAATCAAGGAGTAATAACCTGGCAGAGCCAAAAGCTGGGAGACCTTGCCTTATTTGTCCAAAACCAGAATAGCGGGATAACCACCTCTGCCTATGACTTTGATCAGGGTATCTGCTCAATCCTATTGTTTACTCCAGCTACCTCAACCAAGGCATCGCTCTATGGCAAGGTGCTTGATAGCTTAGGAAACCCCATTTCTGCCACAAAGACAACGCTTTCTGCAATATCTAACAATATGATAAAAGGCACAGCAAGCGTAGGAGGGGATGGGGGTTATCAAATCATTCTTGAGCCTGGAATATATACTCTGGTAGTAAATACCGATGGTCCATACTTAAGCCAGACAAAGACAATAACCCTAAATGCAGGCGAGGTAAAGGAGGTTAATTTTATCCTTATTGGTACAAAGGTCTCTGTTTCGGGAAGGGTGATGGATAAAAATGGAATACCCCTTGACAAGGCAAATGTTTCTGCATCAAGTAAAGATGGTGGTGGAGGGGTTTTGACAGATAATCAGGGTAATTACAAAATAGGAAATCTTATACCCGGACTTTATAAAGTCTCGGCAGGGAAGGAGGGTTATAGCAGGGTTTTCTATGAGCTTTTGATCACTAGCGATCTCTCGGGCATAGACTTTTACCTTCCAAGGGGAGGAGGGATTGTTGGGTTTGTCTACGATAAAAATGAAAAGCCTGTAGAGGGTGCAGAGATTGAGGTATGGGGTTATTTTGGCTGGGGAACTACTACCTCAGATAGCAATGGCAATTTTGCTATTCCTGACCTATCTGCTGGGCTTTACAATGTTTTTGCCAGTAGCACACAGGGGGTTGCCTATCGGGAGAATATCTTAGTAAAAGAGAACGAGACAACATATATAGACATCCTTCTTAAGGAGGTAGAAAAAATAGAAGGATGGGTTAATTTGCAAGGTCTTCTTACTAATTGGGAATATCTCGTGGTTGCCTTTGAAAGGATGGAGCTAAACGCCGATAACCTCTGGGATGTGCTTGATAAACCAGCCGGATTTGGTGAGGTAGATACAACCACGGGAAGGTTTGCAATGGATATAACCCCTGGTGTATATAACCTTTATCTCTATGAAAGTGTATCCTCTAATGGGAAAATCAAAAGAATAAGGGGGATGAGAACCCAAGAGAATGGTGAATTTTATATCACCCTACTTGGTGCTTTATATAATATTCCCGTAAAAGAAAATGAGATAACCGATTGTGGAACAATTACACCTTCCTTTGGCACAAGCTCAATTTCGGGAAAGGTTGCCACCGATGATGGAGGCTCAATTGACCCTGAATACTCAATTGCCTGTTTACTAAACAAAAAGGGTGAGCTTTTATCCGCCTCTCCCATAGAGAGCGGAAAATATAGGATGGCAGAGATAAAGGATGGAGTTTATACCTTCCTTGCCCTGGCAAGGGGCTATGTTCCCTATTTTACCTTAGAAACAATTAAGGGAACAATTACAAAGGATATAACCTTAAGCAAAGAGGGAGGGACAATCAAGGGAGTGGTTACTGACGGAGTAAATCCACTAATGGCAAGGGTTAGTATA contains:
- a CDS encoding carboxypeptidase regulatory-like domain-containing protein, with product MEDTIIELPQITGSFLSANLQCFNGSSRLWKSEDFGPFNPDLVIDGDKAVVGMVDLDITKLNTIILHIDQEIKKWRQDEDAYQFQIPSIPDGLIYSKVIAYNINNGSKAYESSDLGILLFGLDKIASIGAARTTFDWTRLNNFIKEMNIYNKGYEQRYKAWRENYFKPYFEKRVKYIAHQNVAKLMDYYRNHPELTNPYGWTIPQSVNLGGEDINNNGKIDTYSYTQVFKERGITVTITSVSEDVNGDGKLDSYIEWPNYPNKPEWDGPEFDASGITQANLIELNQGVITWQSQKLGDLALFVQNQNSGITTSAYDFDQGICSILLFTPATSTKASLYGKVLDSLGNPISATKTTLSAISNNMIKGTASVGGDGGYQIILEPGIYTLVVNTDGPYLSQTKTITLNAGEVKEVNFILIGTKVSVSGRVMDKNGIPLDKANVSASSKDGGGGVLTDNQGNYKIGNLIPGLYKVSAGKEGYSRVFYELLITSDLSGIDFYLPRGGGIVGFVYDKNEKPVEGAEIEVWGYFGWGTTTSDSNGNFAIPDLSAGLYNVFASSTQGVAYRENILVKENETTYIDILLKEVEKIEGWVNLQGLLTNWEYLVVAFERMELNADNLWDVLDKPAGFGEVDTTTGRFAMDITPGVYNLYLYESVSSNGKIKRIRGMRTQENGEFYITLLGALYNIPVKENEITDCGTITPSFGTSSISGKVATDDGGSIDPEYSIACLLNKKGELLSASPIESGKYRMAEIKDGVYTFLALARGYVPYFTLETIKGTITKDITLSKEGGTIKGVVTDGVNPLMARVSIEGMGIFRSQITAKDGKYEFKGLIAGPYSISANALGYGEKEEDVVLKQNETIIINFELEKQDRLSSISGGVRAGDKPIQNAFVFACSSLDKGFASTDKNGSYTITNLKSGTYTLIAIAEGYKVPPPQEVFVFGTITGINFNLITGDLRFGFGVMPIPEGAIVSVRTNDRLTDGLSYSVKKGGTEKASGTAQSITEYKYLLTILNEQINKDVQEITIEVSGTGATRGYGTDSFVFGMELKKVETDFSACAGGSAGINDAEGTGTDTGDNSKVEVLPGSMEGTETVTLVITKTEEEPVDKNLASSIYEVEISGAALKEEGKVILTLSYDPAKVKNPSLLCVYRKVGNTWKKVGKILEINLIECTVKVELTKQDLASPKGLGVLQEGGGGSFGVFEEGAEIMISPSSGYLGTIITVKGTGFEGSETIQIDFGTTMNIKEVQTDSQGSFTTTFKANTQTPGTITITATGKISGKSNCALFYFVPEPSIISISPNSGTNTGTIATTIRGENFFGTPNISLTKAGKIQASNVILTGTTTISCIFDLTDQACGLYSLVVTNPDSQQGSLENAFYIFAPMGTYNVIASSTTEMGTSGGKGTISGASIELPQNSLSSTQSITIAEIIGVPPISGFDLARAIFLGPHGLYLEKQATLTVKINPNNVVYINYGGQAYEPVANLIKGTDTIIIPIQHFSFYFFGTPTFASNNNNAIVYPNPYKEGDARQGGGFIHFTNITQNSVIKIYNIAGEEIKKIEVDEPDEKWEVKKENIASGVYIYCITGGGGGKKVGKLGIIK